The Salinibaculum sp. SYNS191 genome has a window encoding:
- a CDS encoding ABC transporter ATP-binding protein yields MSPTLSIENVTKRYGALTAVDSVDIRFESDRKYGLIGPNGAGKTTLFDLISGVQRPDEGEVVYDGTPITTVPAHEITERGLARTFQEGDVFDDMTVIENLLAAWPGRLEEGVRTGDGLLEQFEMAHTRDQPAGDLSGGQKKVIGLVRTLMTRPEFVLLDEVLAGVNPTLQQTVLDDLDDMHESGTTFVMIEHDINAIMEFTDYVFALSEGQLIAEGTPEEVRNDETVLASYLGETA; encoded by the coding sequence ATGTCACCGACACTGTCCATCGAGAACGTGACGAAGCGGTACGGGGCCCTGACGGCCGTCGACAGCGTCGACATCCGCTTCGAGAGCGACCGGAAGTACGGGCTCATCGGGCCGAACGGGGCCGGAAAGACGACACTGTTCGACCTCATTTCCGGCGTCCAGCGGCCCGACGAGGGGGAGGTCGTCTACGATGGAACGCCGATAACGACCGTGCCGGCCCACGAGATTACCGAGCGTGGGCTGGCCAGAACCTTCCAGGAGGGGGATGTCTTCGACGACATGACCGTCATCGAGAACCTGCTCGCGGCCTGGCCCGGGCGGCTCGAAGAGGGTGTGCGGACCGGCGACGGTCTCCTGGAACAGTTCGAAATGGCGCACACGAGAGACCAGCCGGCAGGCGACCTCAGCGGCGGGCAGAAGAAAGTCATCGGCCTCGTCCGGACGCTGATGACCCGGCCGGAGTTCGTGCTGCTGGACGAGGTGCTGGCCGGCGTCAACCCGACGCTTCAGCAGACGGTCCTCGATGACCTCGACGACATGCACGAGAGCGGCACCACGTTCGTGATGATAGAACACGACATCAACGCCATCATGGAGTTCACGGATTACGTCTTCGCGCTGAGCGAGGGGCAACTCATCGCGGAGGGGACGCCCGAGGAGGTCAGAAACGACGAGACTGTACTCGCGTCGTATCTCGGTGAGACCGCATGA
- a CDS encoding ABC transporter ATP-binding protein, which produces MSGDQSDPILRLDDVRAGYGSAEDIIKGVSLAVEETEIVTIIGPNGAGKSTLLKAIGGSLAPRDGNVYYRGMDITGQATHELLDAGLLYQAQGRNIFPEMTVRENLLMGGYTLDDGEIEAAVDRVCRHFPALTERIDVDARMLSGGEQQMLEMGMGLMVDPDVLLLDEPSAGLAPVVQSDIFDKIEELNRNGASFLMIEQNARQALSISDRGYVLALGTIELEDDAAALLENPRIRELYLGGEAESRP; this is translated from the coding sequence ATGAGCGGCGACCAGTCGGACCCGATTCTTCGGCTCGACGACGTCCGCGCGGGCTACGGGAGCGCCGAGGACATTATCAAGGGAGTCAGCCTCGCCGTCGAGGAGACGGAGATCGTGACCATCATCGGCCCGAACGGGGCCGGGAAGAGCACGCTCCTGAAGGCAATCGGCGGCTCGCTGGCCCCACGCGACGGCAACGTCTACTACCGCGGCATGGACATCACGGGACAGGCGACCCACGAGTTGCTGGACGCGGGGCTGCTGTACCAGGCACAGGGGCGCAACATCTTCCCCGAGATGACCGTCCGCGAGAACCTGCTTATGGGTGGGTACACCCTCGACGACGGCGAAATCGAGGCCGCCGTCGACCGCGTCTGTCGGCACTTCCCGGCGCTGACAGAGCGCATCGACGTCGACGCCAGGATGCTGAGTGGGGGCGAACAGCAGATGCTCGAGATGGGCATGGGGCTGATGGTCGACCCCGACGTCCTCTTGCTGGACGAACCGTCTGCGGGCCTCGCGCCGGTCGTCCAGTCGGACATCTTCGACAAAATAGAGGAACTCAACCGAAACGGGGCGTCGTTCCTGATGATAGAGCAGAACGCACGGCAGGCGCTGTCGATTTCAGACCGCGGCTACGTCCTCGCACTCGGGACCATCGAACTGGAGGACGACGCGGCGGCGCTGCTGGAGAACCCTCGCATCAGGGAACTGTACCTCGGTGGCGAGGCGGAATCGAGACCGTAG
- a CDS encoding branched-chain amino acid ABC transporter permease produces the protein MNVRSLFQRIPERRPFNRRRLALGGLLVLGGLAVPMQGSNYLMTVFSIAYFYVVLSESWNLISGFTGYLSFGHSMFIGIGAFTTFILFGGYGIHWVLALLAAGMLAAAFALLVGIPSLRIKGVYFAIAMLVLNEVAKLVAEGPLEPLTNGTHGLTVFTGPSVEVVYYSLGILAVVTVVVSTLIVNSKVGLHMRAIREREHVAESMGIHTTRTKLFAFAVSAFFPAIAGGLYAFTISYIDPSVVFDLRFTLEMTVMTIIGGIGTIAGPLVGAFVFGLLSEVLVLSAPEVFQIALGTFLILVVLFSPGGLYEVATSTRVQRVVDRIRP, from the coding sequence ATGAACGTCCGGTCGCTGTTCCAGCGGATTCCGGAGCGCCGTCCGTTCAACAGGCGTCGTCTCGCGCTCGGTGGCCTGCTGGTGCTCGGTGGTCTGGCGGTTCCGATGCAGGGCAGCAACTACCTGATGACGGTGTTCTCCATCGCGTACTTCTACGTGGTCCTCAGCGAGTCGTGGAACCTCATCAGCGGCTTCACCGGCTACCTCTCGTTCGGCCACAGCATGTTCATCGGCATCGGTGCGTTCACGACGTTCATCCTCTTCGGCGGCTACGGGATTCACTGGGTGCTCGCCTTGCTCGCTGCGGGAATGCTGGCGGCGGCGTTCGCCCTCCTCGTCGGGATTCCGTCGCTGCGAATCAAGGGCGTCTACTTCGCTATCGCAATGCTCGTCCTCAACGAGGTGGCGAAACTCGTCGCCGAGGGACCGCTCGAACCGCTGACCAACGGGACCCACGGCCTGACGGTCTTCACCGGCCCGAGCGTGGAGGTCGTCTACTACTCCCTCGGAATCCTCGCGGTCGTGACCGTCGTCGTCTCGACGTTAATAGTCAACAGCAAGGTCGGACTCCACATGCGCGCCATCCGCGAGCGCGAGCACGTCGCCGAGTCGATGGGCATCCACACCACCCGAACGAAGCTATTCGCCTTCGCGGTCAGCGCCTTCTTCCCGGCTATTGCCGGCGGGCTCTATGCCTTCACCATCTCATACATCGACCCCAGCGTCGTCTTCGACCTGCGCTTCACGCTGGAGATGACGGTGATGACTATCATCGGCGGCATCGGGACCATCGCCGGCCCGCTGGTCGGCGCGTTCGTCTTCGGACTCCTCTCGGAGGTGCTCGTCCTCAGCGCTCCCGAAGTCTTCCAGATTGCACTCGGGACGTTCCTCATTCTCGTCGTGCTCTTCAGCCCCGGAGGCCTCTACGAGGTTGCGACCTCCACCCGCGTGCAGCGGGTCGTCGACCGGATCAGACCCTGA
- a CDS encoding branched-chain amino acid ABC transporter permease — translation MVSNDMAELSVTLQVLVNGIMVGLLLALAAVGLSLVFGVMKVVNVAHGEFIMLSAYGTFWLYTWWGINPLLAFLPLVALAGLVGYLLYGGLLSRIMDRESLENDSLLITFGVSIILINVARLAWEPNRRSYQFLVGSYEFLGVRFGKSLLLAGAFAVALYLAVYLVLNRTQLGRAIRATAQNREQATRVGIDVRNIDAKTFVLASVLAASSGILLSMFRSITPNMGFEFVLDSFVVMILGGLGSFFGAFVGAILYSSVDHLGGHLFDITTGNILALSMVFVVLVFFPSGLFGTPGRRD, via the coding sequence ATGGTCTCTAACGACATGGCCGAGTTGAGCGTCACGCTTCAGGTACTGGTAAACGGGATTATGGTGGGGTTGTTGCTGGCCCTGGCGGCTGTCGGGCTGTCGCTCGTCTTCGGTGTGATGAAGGTCGTCAACGTGGCCCACGGCGAGTTCATCATGCTCTCCGCGTACGGGACGTTCTGGCTCTACACCTGGTGGGGGATCAACCCGCTGCTGGCCTTTCTCCCGCTCGTCGCGCTGGCGGGCCTCGTCGGCTACCTGCTCTACGGCGGGTTGCTAAGCAGAATCATGGACAGGGAGTCGCTGGAGAACGATTCGCTTCTGATTACCTTCGGAGTGAGCATCATCCTCATCAACGTCGCACGGCTCGCGTGGGAGCCGAACCGACGGAGCTACCAGTTCCTCGTCGGGAGCTACGAGTTTCTCGGGGTGCGCTTTGGCAAGTCGCTCCTGCTCGCTGGCGCCTTCGCGGTGGCCCTCTACCTAGCGGTCTATCTCGTCCTCAACCGGACGCAACTGGGGCGGGCGATTCGGGCGACCGCACAGAACCGCGAGCAGGCGACTCGCGTCGGTATCGACGTCCGAAATATCGACGCGAAGACGTTCGTCCTCGCCAGCGTCCTGGCAGCCAGCAGCGGCATCCTCCTCTCGATGTTCCGCTCGATTACCCCGAACATGGGCTTCGAGTTCGTGCTCGATTCCTTCGTCGTGATGATTCTGGGTGGCCTCGGGAGTTTCTTCGGCGCGTTCGTCGGGGCGATTCTCTACAGCAGCGTCGACCATCTAGGCGGCCACCTGTTCGACATCACGACGGGCAACATCCTCGCGCTCAGCATGGTGTTCGTCGTCCTGGTGTTCTTCCCCAGCGGACTGTTCGGCACGCCCGGGAGGCGGGACTGA
- a CDS encoding cytochrome P450, producing the protein MDTSKPGQRGAFEIPDGVADDEGQLNPYPWYDEMRENAPVRFDDERHVWDVFRYDDVERVISDYGSFSSESGATNTIDMLLNANEKTETTDTLASVDPPTHTEFRGIVDDVFRPGYLKRYQETFENMAEDFVADAVTGTDEIDFVDDVAWHFPVTVIAEILGVPPADREQFKTWSDDLVAAPDERTPEAKQRAHEKRVEVHQEMTDYFADIVAERRENPKDDLVTTIIEDGDGILTGQEMYNFGLFLLLAGNVTTRHILTNAIWTFVDQDIVGDLQDGSIPMDRAVEEVLRYRTSVHVIRRQTSEDVELQGETIPAGDFVVAHLGAANRDPRQFDDAETFDPTRQPNKHLAFGRGPHTCLGAPVARMEAEIMLSAFLDRVDTVDIATDELEPFYGSNVYGLESLPLSVST; encoded by the coding sequence ATGGACACCTCGAAACCAGGCCAACGTGGTGCATTCGAAATTCCGGACGGCGTCGCCGACGACGAGGGACAACTGAACCCGTATCCGTGGTACGACGAGATGCGAGAGAACGCACCCGTTCGCTTCGACGACGAACGGCACGTCTGGGACGTATTCCGGTACGACGATGTCGAGCGAGTCATCTCGGATTACGGGTCCTTCTCTTCCGAGAGCGGCGCGACGAACACCATCGACATGCTGCTCAACGCCAACGAGAAGACGGAGACGACAGACACGCTGGCGAGCGTCGACCCGCCGACACACACCGAGTTCCGTGGCATCGTCGACGACGTGTTCCGCCCGGGCTATCTGAAACGGTACCAGGAGACCTTCGAGAATATGGCCGAGGATTTCGTTGCAGATGCTGTCACAGGCACGGACGAAATCGACTTCGTCGACGACGTCGCCTGGCACTTCCCGGTCACTGTCATCGCGGAGATTCTCGGAGTGCCACCGGCGGACCGCGAACAGTTCAAAACCTGGTCGGACGACCTGGTCGCCGCCCCGGACGAGCGGACGCCGGAGGCTAAACAGCGGGCCCACGAGAAACGCGTCGAGGTACACCAGGAGATGACCGACTACTTCGCCGACATCGTCGCCGAACGCCGCGAGAACCCGAAAGACGACCTCGTCACGACGATAATCGAGGACGGCGACGGGATTCTGACCGGCCAGGAGATGTACAACTTCGGCCTGTTCCTGTTGCTCGCTGGGAACGTCACCACCCGCCACATCCTGACGAACGCCATCTGGACGTTCGTCGACCAGGACATCGTCGGCGACCTCCAGGACGGGTCGATTCCGATGGACCGCGCCGTCGAAGAGGTGCTTCGCTACCGCACCTCCGTCCACGTCATCCGCCGACAGACCTCGGAGGACGTCGAACTGCAGGGCGAGACGATTCCCGCGGGGGATTTCGTCGTCGCGCATCTCGGCGCGGCCAACCGCGACCCACGCCAGTTCGACGACGCGGAGACGTTCGACCCGACCCGTCAGCCGAACAAACACCTCGCATTCGGCCGGGGGCCCCACACGTGTCTCGGCGCGCCCGTCGCGCGGATGGAGGCCGAAATCATGCTCTCGGCGTTTCTCGACCGGGTCGACACCGTCGACATCGCCACTGACGAACTCGAGCCCTTCTACGGGAGCAACGTCTACGGCCTCGAATCGCTCCCGCTCTCGGTCTCCACGTGA
- a CDS encoding SDR family NAD(P)-dependent oxidoreductase, producing the protein MMLVQDKVAVITGAASGIGESTALRYAEEGAKVVAADVDVEAGQATVDEIEDDGGEATFVETNVAEEDDVKEMIETAVSEYGGIDVLFNNAGIEGPLSTFADYDMDSFDQVVAVNLRGVFMGIKYGIEAMLADGGGSIISTSSIAADSGVMGRSAYSATKAGVNGMTRVAAMEYAEDDIRVNTVLPGIVETPMHHRAAEQKPDRVTRFEVSEAMQGKGQPERLADAVLFLGSDLSARITGVTLPVDGGFLIKP; encoded by the coding sequence ATCATGCTAGTCCAGGACAAGGTCGCAGTCATCACGGGTGCAGCCTCCGGAATCGGCGAGTCGACGGCGCTGCGGTACGCCGAGGAAGGTGCGAAGGTCGTCGCGGCGGACGTAGACGTCGAGGCCGGCCAGGCAACGGTCGACGAAATCGAGGACGACGGCGGCGAGGCGACCTTCGTCGAGACCAACGTCGCCGAGGAAGACGACGTGAAGGAGATGATAGAGACGGCGGTCAGCGAGTACGGCGGCATCGACGTCCTGTTCAACAACGCGGGCATCGAGGGCCCGCTGTCGACGTTCGCGGACTACGACATGGACTCCTTCGACCAGGTCGTCGCCGTGAACCTCAGGGGCGTCTTCATGGGAATCAAGTACGGCATCGAGGCGATGCTGGCCGACGGCGGCGGGTCGATAATCAGTACCTCCTCCATTGCGGCCGACTCCGGCGTCATGGGTCGCAGCGCCTACAGCGCGACGAAGGCCGGCGTCAACGGCATGACGCGGGTCGCCGCCATGGAGTACGCGGAGGACGACATCCGCGTGAACACGGTGTTGCCGGGCATCGTCGAGACGCCGATGCACCACCGCGCCGCAGAGCAGAAACCCGACCGCGTCACACGCTTCGAGGTCTCCGAGGCGATGCAGGGAAAGGGCCAGCCGGAGCGCCTGGCCGACGCGGTGCTGTTCCTCGGGTCGGACCTCTCCGCGCGCATCACCGGCGTCACGCTCCCCGTCGACGGCGGGTTCCTCATCAAGCCCTGA
- a CDS encoding amidohydrolase family protein yields the protein MPRIVDIHSHLWAEDWLPERFWDAFVDIAVRENEKKGKTVDPERIRESYLPTYWDPTGEALLERMDEAGIDHQNVFGVDFGVGLGDPETPIQEVNRTIAAFRDDHPDRISAFATIDPRRPGAADHIETAFTDLDMDGLKLHPTAGFYHHDQETYRLLEIARRHDVPVLTDTGPIFAPLYSKYSHPSNLDEVLSDFPDLDIVAAHMSFEWWEELHAVARSKVNARLHVDISGWQERCKEDPEEFATAVRKLMDAVGSDRMHFGTDDPAFDPVHPKEEWIENVQSLADRETAPTFSDAEIEQLLGKNADRLLGL from the coding sequence ATGCCACGCATCGTAGACATCCACTCGCACCTGTGGGCGGAGGACTGGCTCCCGGAGCGGTTCTGGGACGCCTTCGTCGACATCGCCGTCCGGGAGAACGAGAAGAAGGGCAAGACCGTCGACCCCGAGCGCATCCGGGAGTCGTACCTGCCGACGTACTGGGATCCGACCGGCGAGGCGCTGCTCGAACGCATGGACGAGGCCGGCATCGACCACCAGAACGTCTTCGGCGTGGACTTCGGCGTCGGGCTGGGCGACCCCGAGACGCCGATTCAGGAGGTCAACAGGACGATTGCCGCCTTCCGCGACGACCACCCCGACCGCATCTCCGCGTTCGCGACCATCGACCCCCGCCGCCCCGGCGCGGCCGACCACATCGAGACGGCCTTCACCGACCTCGACATGGACGGCCTGAAGTTGCACCCGACGGCGGGGTTCTATCACCACGACCAGGAGACCTACCGGCTCCTGGAGATTGCCCGCCGGCACGACGTCCCTGTCCTGACGGACACCGGCCCAATCTTTGCCCCGCTGTACAGCAAGTACTCCCACCCGAGCAACCTCGACGAGGTGCTGAGTGACTTCCCAGACCTCGACATCGTCGCCGCGCACATGTCCTTCGAGTGGTGGGAGGAGCTCCACGCCGTCGCCCGCTCGAAGGTCAACGCCCGCCTGCACGTGGACATCTCCGGCTGGCAGGAACGCTGCAAGGAGGACCCCGAGGAGTTCGCGACGGCCGTGCGGAAACTGATGGACGCCGTCGGGAGCGACCGGATGCACTTCGGGACCGACGACCCGGCGTTCGACCCGGTACACCCGAAAGAGGAGTGGATAGAGAACGTGCAGTCGCTGGCGGACAGGGAGACAGCACCGACGTTCTCGGATGCCGAAATCGAACAGTTACTCGGGAAAAACGCCGACCGGCTGCTCGGCCTCTAG
- a CDS encoding ABC transporter ATP-binding protein gives MSGQTTKTRAAGDSIVEASDISVSYGKVRALRGIDLTIDEGEIVSLIGPNGAGKTTFADTTAGFLPYSGQLSYKGQEVGDVDQSTLVEDGMIYCTEKRDLFPFMDVEENLTMGGYRSRDTVDELLSFVYDLFPRLEERRSQEARTMSGGEQQMLAIGRALMGDPELLILDEPTLGLAPVIIDDISEALDPIQDRGVTILLAEQNVTFALNHADRIYLLENGEVAKSGPADEMKGDTYIRDTYLGG, from the coding sequence ATGAGCGGCCAGACGACGAAAACCCGGGCGGCGGGCGACTCCATCGTCGAAGCGAGCGACATCTCCGTCTCCTACGGGAAGGTCAGGGCGCTCCGCGGTATCGACCTCACTATCGACGAGGGCGAAATCGTCTCGCTCATCGGACCCAACGGGGCCGGGAAGACCACCTTCGCGGACACGACCGCGGGCTTTCTCCCCTACTCGGGACAACTCTCCTACAAGGGACAGGAGGTCGGCGACGTCGACCAGTCGACCCTCGTCGAGGACGGGATGATATACTGCACGGAGAAGCGCGACCTGTTCCCGTTCATGGACGTCGAGGAGAACCTCACGATGGGGGGCTACCGGAGCCGCGACACCGTCGACGAACTGCTGTCGTTCGTCTACGACCTCTTTCCGCGGCTCGAAGAGCGCCGGTCCCAGGAGGCCCGCACCATGTCGGGCGGCGAACAGCAGATGCTCGCCATCGGGCGGGCGCTCATGGGCGACCCGGAACTGCTCATCCTCGACGAACCGACGCTGGGGCTCGCACCGGTCATCATCGACGACATCAGCGAGGCGCTCGACCCGATTCAGGACCGCGGCGTGACCATCCTCCTCGCGGAGCAAAACGTCACGTTCGCGCTGAACCACGCCGACCGCATCTATCTGCTGGAAAACGGTGAGGTCGCCAAATCCGGACCGGCAGACGAGATGAAAGGCGACACCTACATCCGCGACACCTACCTCGGCGGCTAG
- a CDS encoding ABC transporter ATP-binding protein yields MSTDSPQTTAATDVSADAETILKVENMTKRFGGLTAVSDLSFDVSKQEILGFIGPNGAGKSTTFNCIFGTFKPTSGTVRFNGEEVTALPAHTMVQKGMARTFQTFRPLPDRDVLSNVELANVSNKLVTLSGLFGSTAAEAADICERVGLGDDMHKMPDELPHAGMIRLEIARAIATDPDLLLVDEPFAGLSGKEVRGLSELFENLRQEGMTLIVVDHNMRGLLNLIDRAVVINFGERIADGSPEEIKNDPTVQEAYLGGSEI; encoded by the coding sequence ATGAGCACCGATTCACCACAGACCACGGCTGCGACGGACGTGTCGGCGGACGCGGAGACGATTCTGAAAGTCGAGAATATGACGAAGCGGTTCGGCGGACTCACTGCCGTCTCGGACCTCTCCTTCGACGTCTCGAAACAGGAGATACTCGGGTTCATCGGCCCGAACGGCGCGGGGAAGTCGACGACGTTCAACTGCATCTTCGGGACGTTCAAACCGACGAGCGGCACCGTCCGCTTCAACGGCGAGGAGGTCACCGCGCTGCCGGCACACACGATGGTCCAGAAGGGAATGGCCCGCACCTTCCAGACGTTCCGGCCGCTCCCGGACCGCGACGTCCTCTCGAACGTCGAACTGGCGAACGTCTCCAACAAGCTGGTGACGCTCTCTGGGCTGTTCGGCTCGACGGCGGCGGAGGCGGCGGACATCTGCGAGCGCGTCGGCCTCGGCGACGACATGCACAAGATGCCCGACGAACTGCCCCACGCCGGCATGATTCGCCTCGAAATCGCGCGGGCAATCGCCACCGACCCGGACCTCCTGCTGGTCGACGAGCCCTTCGCCGGGCTCTCCGGCAAGGAAGTCCGCGGCCTCTCGGAACTCTTCGAGAACCTCCGCCAGGAGGGCATGACGCTCATCGTCGTCGACCACAACATGCGCGGCCTGTTGAACCTCATCGACCGGGCCGTGGTCATCAACTTCGGCGAGCGCATCGCCGACGGGAGTCCCGAGGAGATCAAGAACGACCCGACGGTGCAGGAAGCGTACCTCGGGGGGTCGGAGATATGA
- a CDS encoding branched-chain amino acid ABC transporter permease, whose protein sequence is MSSDQRTLSLDRLSEVPVRYWLGFLFFVGLAVLPTQIGTLDVLTMSAAFFFVVFVISWDFVSGYTGMVSFGHTLFFALGGYTTAILNLDFGVDPFLGILVGVTIAAVAGLLIGFPALRIEGHYLALFTLLPPLILLRMFQLFREETGGTRGLPNPENLIQMDSFVATAEANYYLAFGLFLFVFLLTFVITRSDTGEIFTAIKESEDAVSSAGINPDKFKLYAFTLSAALGGLGGAVFVHTPAGSPSPTQLLDLVVIIEVLIAAIFGGFGTITGSAFGGFFFFWVTDWFEGLDYLVPVLDVPVTQVDEVLFFLMMLALLMYLREGVLPWATRNGRRVLSYARGGDPQAVTDGGRSRLDGVLETYRESYDDMRDRFNGRNR, encoded by the coding sequence ATGAGTTCGGACCAACGCACCCTGTCTCTCGACCGGCTCAGCGAGGTTCCGGTTCGCTACTGGCTCGGGTTCCTGTTCTTCGTCGGCCTCGCCGTCCTGCCGACGCAGATTGGAACCCTCGACGTCCTCACGATGTCGGCGGCGTTTTTCTTCGTCGTCTTCGTCATCAGCTGGGACTTCGTCTCGGGCTACACGGGGATGGTCAGCTTCGGCCACACGCTGTTTTTCGCACTCGGTGGCTACACCACGGCCATCCTGAACCTCGACTTCGGCGTCGACCCGTTCCTCGGCATCCTGGTTGGCGTCACCATCGCCGCAGTGGCCGGCCTGCTCATCGGGTTCCCGGCACTCCGCATCGAGGGGCACTACCTCGCACTGTTCACCCTCCTGCCCCCGCTCATCCTGCTCCGGATGTTCCAGCTGTTCCGGGAGGAGACCGGCGGCACGCGGGGCCTCCCGAACCCGGAGAACCTCATCCAGATGGACAGCTTCGTCGCGACGGCGGAGGCGAACTACTACCTCGCGTTCGGGTTGTTCCTCTTCGTCTTCTTGCTCACGTTCGTGATTACCCGGTCGGACACCGGCGAGATATTCACGGCCATCAAGGAGAGCGAGGACGCGGTGTCCAGCGCGGGCATCAACCCCGACAAGTTCAAGCTCTACGCGTTCACGCTGAGTGCGGCACTCGGCGGCCTCGGGGGTGCCGTGTTCGTCCACACGCCCGCTGGGAGTCCGTCGCCGACCCAGTTGCTCGACCTCGTCGTCATCATCGAGGTGCTTATCGCCGCCATTTTCGGCGGGTTCGGCACCATCACGGGCTCGGCCTTCGGCGGCTTCTTCTTCTTCTGGGTCACCGACTGGTTCGAGGGCCTCGACTACCTCGTGCCGGTGCTCGACGTGCCGGTCACCCAGGTCGACGAGGTGTTGTTCTTCCTCATGATGCTGGCACTGCTGATGTACCTGCGCGAGGGCGTGCTGCCGTGGGCGACGCGCAACGGCAGACGGGTGTTGAGTTACGCCAGAGGCGGCGACCCCCAGGCCGTCACTGACGGCGGGCGCTCGCGCCTCGACGGCGTCCTGGAAACGTACCGCGAGAGCTACGACGACATGAGAGACCGATTCAACGGGAGGAACAGATGA
- a CDS encoding branched-chain amino acid ABC transporter permease — MVQVTNLVISALTLSALYALVAIGFTMIFGVGDILNVAHGAAIILGGFAAFYTVSLLDQSIWLGLVFAIVVPAVFSVGVYKVFVKRIEDEIFIVIITLVILLLTENIFLFVEGTSSKVIPDLFPGQTEIAGITLQNNSAFLFLFSWALILGLIVFTNRSWIGRGIQSLSMSERGSNLVGVNTERTTTYTYAIAGGLAGLAGLFFGMSQSVSYNMGLDPLLLAFAIVILGGMGSIKGSVVGAYIIGSLETVTTTLIDARMTGIISLAVMFLVIMIRPHGLFGRPGEE; from the coding sequence ATGGTACAGGTCACCAATCTAGTCATCAGTGCACTCACTCTGAGTGCGCTCTATGCCCTCGTTGCAATCGGGTTCACGATGATCTTCGGCGTGGGTGATATACTCAACGTTGCTCACGGAGCAGCGATTATCCTTGGTGGGTTCGCAGCCTTCTACACGGTGTCGCTGCTCGACCAGAGCATCTGGCTGGGGTTAGTCTTCGCCATCGTCGTTCCCGCTGTCTTCAGCGTGGGCGTGTACAAGGTATTCGTCAAACGAATCGAGGACGAGATATTTATCGTCATAATAACACTCGTCATCCTGTTGCTCACAGAGAACATCTTCCTGTTCGTCGAGGGGACGAGTTCGAAGGTCATCCCCGACCTCTTCCCCGGGCAGACCGAGATCGCCGGGATAACCCTCCAGAACAACTCGGCGTTCCTGTTCCTGTTCTCGTGGGCGCTCATCCTGGGTCTCATCGTCTTCACCAACCGGAGCTGGATCGGCCGGGGCATACAGAGTCTCAGCATGAGCGAACGAGGGTCGAACCTCGTCGGCGTCAACACGGAGCGCACGACGACGTACACCTACGCGATTGCCGGCGGGCTGGCCGGTCTCGCCGGCCTGTTCTTCGGCATGTCGCAGTCGGTGTCCTACAACATGGGGCTCGACCCGCTGTTGCTCGCGTTCGCAATCGTCATCCTCGGCGGGATGGGGTCGATCAAGGGGAGCGTCGTCGGGGCCTACATCATCGGGTCGCTGGAGACGGTCACCACGACACTCATCGACGCACGGATGACCGGCATCATCTCACTGGCAGTCATGTTCCTCGTGATAATGATTCGACCACACGGGCTGTTCGGCCGTCCGGGGGAGGAGTAA